A window of Exiguobacterium sp. FSL W8-0210 genomic DNA:
GTCAAATCGCTTGCCAAGGGTCATCAGGTCACGGTCATCGTTCGTCATGAACATCTGGTGGAACGATTCGAAAAACTCGGTGTCAAGGCGCATTACGTCGATATCGAAACAGAACTCGAAAAAGTCATTGAGCACGGAGTCGCAGGGCAGGATGCAGTCATTTGTGCGGCGACCGCAGGAGTAGACGGCGAAGCAACTGAAATAGAACTGCTGGACCGAACAGTCGCTTTGAAAACAATTGATGCAGCTAAAAAAGCGCGAGTACGTCATTTCGTGCTACTGAGCGCTTATGGTGCAGATCGACCTGAGCAATTCAAGAAAGATGTCTATCCGTTCTACGCTGCTAAGAATGCAGCAGAGGAACAGATTGAACATAGTGGTTTGACGTATACGATCATTTGTCCGGTTGCCATCACAACAGGTGAAGGGCGTGGCTTGATTGAAGCCGATGAAGATTTGAAGGACACGAAGGACGCGACGATTTCGGAAACGGATGTCGCATCGATCCTCGTTGCTTCTGTCGATAATCGATCGGTATTTAATCGACGTCTAGAAGTCAAGGAAGGAAAGACATCCTTGAATGAGGCCTTAGGAGGAGCGGAAGCTGTCGGTAGCGTTAAAGATAACCGTCAAGTCAAAAAACAATTACCACGTTTTAACTAACCGTGTGTCTCGTTAAAACGTGAAGTCTCTAAAATAAAGCGAACTCATTTCCGCGTATAAGACGGAAGAGTTCGCTTTTTTGTTGATAAAAGTAGATAGTCGAAAAGAGGAAGTCTGCTACACTGAACAAAGAAGGAGGGGGTTAGATGTGAAAAAACCGTTGATCTATCTGATCCTAGCGATTGCTATTATCGGCATTGCCTATCAAAGTTATCAAACATATGATGCAAAACAAAAAAAAGTGGAGCAACAACAAAAACAAGTATCACAAGGTGGTCTCGAAGTAGGGATGAAAGCCCCGAATCTATCCTTGCGTCAAGAAGGAAAAACTGTCGATCTAGACGAAATCAATCATGATGTCTTTGTCATTAATTTTTGGGCAACGTGGTGTCCACCGTGTAAACAAGAGATTCCAGAACTAAATGCCTTTGCACGACATACAGATATACCCGTCTACGGAATCAATGTCACGACATCAGAACGAC
This region includes:
- a CDS encoding NAD(P)H-binding protein; translated protein: MKVLVVGASGTIGARVVKSLAKGHQVTVIVRHEHLVERFEKLGVKAHYVDIETELEKVIEHGVAGQDAVICAATAGVDGEATEIELLDRTVALKTIDAAKKARVRHFVLLSAYGADRPEQFKKDVYPFYAAKNAAEEQIEHSGLTYTIICPVAITTGEGRGLIEADEDLKDTKDATISETDVASILVASVDNRSVFNRRLEVKEGKTSLNEALGGAEAVGSVKDNRQVKKQLPRFN
- a CDS encoding TlpA family protein disulfide reductase, yielding MKKPLIYLILAIAIIGIAYQSYQTYDAKQKKVEQQQKQVSQGGLEVGMKAPNLSLRQEGKTVDLDEINHDVFVINFWATWCPPCKQEIPELNAFARHTDIPVYGINVTTSERRVSDVADFLKQTPVEYPVLYDRKGTSEDAYRLVAMPATYVLDRKGTILSKHIGPVTEQMLKEMVKRTGG